One window of Triticum dicoccoides isolate Atlit2015 ecotype Zavitan chromosome 5A, WEW_v2.0, whole genome shotgun sequence genomic DNA carries:
- the LOC119299494 gene encoding putative disease resistance protein At5g47280 codes for MEKFLFEELAGDAVRELLRAVQGTFLCRSTAERLRRNVEPLLPLVQQNGRHALRSNAELGELAVQLREALDLARRAAAAPRWNVYRTAQLARRMEAADKGIERWLARHAPAHVLDGVRRLRDEAEARIGRLERRVEEVAAMQAPPTIPPAMSLPVALPPPPSKGMAMAVEVAPPTKGMGIPMDFDLPCEEESKGGGLVGSGVKVGKERVKEMVMSSGGGWEVVGICGMGGSGKTTLAMEIYKDQKIQGYFNNRVFFETVSQSANLETIKMKLWEQISSNIVLGAYNQIPEWQLKLGPRDRGPVLVILDDVWSLSQLEELVFKFPGCKTLVVSRLKFPTLVSRTYEMKLLGDEEALSLFCSAAFNQESVPQTADKKLVKQVAAECRGLPLALKVIGASLRDQPPMIWLSAKNRLSRGESISDSHETKLLERMAASVECLSGKVRECFLDLGCFPEDKKIPLDVLINIWMEIHDLDKPDAFAILMALSNKNLLTLVNDAQNKAGDLYSNYHDYSVTQHDVLRDLALHMSGRDSLNKRRRLVMPRREESLPRDWQRNKDLPFEAQIVSIHTGEMKESDWFQMSFPKAEVLILNFASSVYYLPSFIATMQNLKALVLINYGTTSAALDNLSAFTTLSDLRSLWLEKITLPPLPKSTIPLKNLRKISLVLCELNNSLRGSTMDLSMTFPRLSNLTIDHCVDLKELPPSVCEISSLESISLSNCHDLTELPYELGKLHCLSILRVYACPALWKLPPSVCSLKRLKYLDISQCINLTDLPEELGHLTNLEKIDMRECSRLRSLPRSSSSLKSLGHVVCDEETAMLWREAEQVIPDLRVQVAEECYNLDWLVD; via the exons ATGGAGAAGTTCCtgttcgaggagctggccggggacGCCGTGCGGGAGCTGCTGCGCGCGGTGCAGGGCACCTTCCTGTGCCGCTCCACCGCCGAGCGCCTGCGCCGGAACGTCGAGCCGCTGCTGCCCCTCGTGCAGCAGAACGGCCGCCACGCGCTCCGCAGCAACGCCGAGCTGGGCGAGCTCGCCGTGCAGCTCAGGGAGGCGCTCGACCtcgcgcgccgcgccgccgccgccccgcgctggAACGTCTACCGCACCGCGCAGCTGGCGCGCAGGATGGAGGCCGCCGACAAGGGCATCGAGCGCTGGCTGGCGCGCCACGCACCCGCGCACGTGCTCGACGGCGTGCGCCGCCTCCGCGACGAGGCCGAGGCGCGCATCGGCCGCCTGGAGCGCCGCGTCGAGGAGGTCGCCGCGATGCAGGCGCCCCCCACGATCCCGCCCGCCATGTCCCTCCCCGTCGCGCTACCGCCGCCGCCCTCCAAGGGCATGGCGATGGCGGTGGAGGTGGCGCCGCCGACCAAGGGCATGGGGATTCCGATGGATTTCGACCTCCCGTGCGAGGAGGAGAGCAAGGGCGGCGGCTTGGTGGGAAGCGGCGTCAAGGTGGGCAAGGAGAGAGTGAAGGAGATGGTGatgagcagcggcggcggctgggaggtcGTCGGCATCTGCGGCATGGGCGGCAGCGGCAAGACCACGCTCGCCATGGAGATCTATAAGGATCAAAAGATCCAAG GCTACTTCAACAACAGGGTCTTCTTTGAGACGGTCTCGCAGTCCGCAAATCTGGAGACCATCAAGATGAAGCTGTGGGAGCAGATCAGCAGCAATATTGTGCTTGGTGCATATAACCAGATCCCGGAATGGCAGCTCAAGTTAGGGCCGAGGGACCGAGGACCAGTTCTTGTTATACTTGATGATGTGTGGTCTCTCTCACAGCTCGAGGAGCTGGTCTTCAAGTTCCCTGGCTGCAAGACTCTTGTCGTATCAAGGTTGAAGTTCCCTACGTTAGTCTCCCGGACATACGAAATGAAATTACTCGGCGATGAGGAGGCTTTGTCTCTCTTCTGCAGTGCTGCCTTCAATCAGGAGTCTGTTCCTCAGACTGCTGACAAGAAACTGGTTAAGCAGGTTGCTGCCGAGTGCAGAGGGCTTCCTCTAGCTCTCAAGGTTATCGGCGCATCCTTGCGTGATCAGCCTCCTATGATATGGTTGAGCGCGAAGAACCGCTTGTCACGAGGAGAGTCTATATCGGACTCACATGAGACCAAACTCCTCGAGAGAATGGCAGCAAGTGTCGAGTGCTTGTCGGGAAAGGTCAGGGAATGTTTCCTTGACCTGGGCTGCTTCCCAGAGGATAAGAAGATCCCTCTTGATGTGTTGATCAATATTTGGATGGAGATACATGATCTTGACAAGCCAGATGCTTTTGCCATCCTCATGGCGCTATCGAACAAGAACCTGCTTACCCTAGTTAATGATGCACA GAATAAAGCTGGAGATTTATACAGTAACTATCATGACTACTCAGTGACGCAACATGATGTGTTGCGTGATCTGGCACTTCACATGAGTGGCCGTGATTCTCTGAACAAACGGAGGCGGTTAGTGATGCCAAGAAGAGAAGAATCGCTTCCGAGAGATTGGCAGAGGAATAAGGACCTTCCTTTTGAAGCTCAGATTGTTTCTATTCATACAG GTGAGATGAAAGAATCTGACTGGTTCCAGATGAGCTTCCCCAAGGCAGAAGTTCTTATCCTCAACTTCGCCTCAAGTGTATACTACCTCCCGTCGTTCATTGCAACGATGCAGAACCTGAAGGCCCTGGTGCTGATCAACTATGGTACCACCAGTGCAGCCCTTGACAATTTGTCTGCCTTCACCACACTAAGTGACCTGAGGAGTCTTTGGCTGGAAAAGATTACGCTCCCGCCACTGCCGAAAAGCACAATCCCACTGAAGAACCTGCGCAAGATCTCCCTCGTCCTTTGTGAGCTGAACAACAGCCTAAGAGGATCGACGATGGATCTCTCCATGACGTTTCCGCGCCTATCCAACCTCACCATCGACCATTGCGTAGATCTGAAGGAGCTGCCACCTAGTGTGTGTGAAATCAGCTCGCTGGAGAGCATCTCCTTGTCAAACTGCCATGACCTCACAGAGCTGCCATATGAGCTGGGCAAGCTGCACTGCCTGAGCATCCTGCGGGTGTACGCCTGCCCGGCGCTGTGGAAGCTTCCGCCGTCGGTATGCAGCCTGAAGAGGCTGAAATACCTGGACATATCGCAGTGCATTAACCTCACAGACCTTCCAGAAGAGCTTGGCCACCTGACAAACCTAGAGAAGATCGACATGCGGGAATGCTCGCGGTTGAGGAGCCTCCCGAGGTCCTCCTCGTCGCTGAAGTCCCTCGGGCACGTCGTGTGCGACGAGGAGACGGCGATGCTGTGGAGGGAGGCCGAGCAGGTCATCCCGGACCTCCGTGTGCAGGTAGCAGAAGAGTGTTACAACCTGGACTGGCTTGTAGACTGA